A portion of the Macaca mulatta isolate MMU2019108-1 chromosome 2, T2T-MMU8v2.0, whole genome shotgun sequence genome contains these proteins:
- the ZKSCAN7 gene encoding uncharacterized protein ZKSCAN7 isoform X3, with the protein MHLEDTAALGATKESPPTSPLSGGSAPGAHQAPPYDPGTHHLPNGDFAQCASPVPTLPQVGNSGLRMVRPQDTVAYEDLSVGYTQKKWKCPALSQRALQWNMMPENDRSMASLAGENMMKGSELTPKQEIFKGSESSNKTSGGLFGMVPGGAETGDVCEDTSKELEAQTSDEEGSKLENAFLEITDEDKKKSTKDRYDKYKEVGEHPHLSSSPAEHEGVLKGQKSYRCDECGKTFNRSSHLIGHQRIHTGEKPYECNECGKTFRQTSQLIVHLRTHTGEKPYECSECGKAYRHSSHLIQHQRLHNGEKPYKCNECAKAFTQSSRLIDHQRTHTGEKPYECNECGEAFIRSKSLVRHQVLHTGKKPYKCNECGRAFCSNRNLIDHQRTHTGEKPYECSECGKAFSRSKCLIRHQSLHTGEKPYKCSECGKAFNQNSQLVEHERIHTGEKPFECSECGKAFGLSKCLIRHQRLHTGEKPYKCNECGKSFNQNSHLIIHQRIHTGEKPYECHECGKVFSYSSSLMVHQRTHTGEKPYKCNDCGKAFSDSSQLIVHQRVHTGEKPYECSECGKAFSQRSTFNHHQRTHTGEKPSGLAWSVS; encoded by the exons atgcatttgGAGGACACAGCAGCTCTGGGTGCAACAAAGGAATCCCCTCCTACGTCACCCCTCAGTGGGGGCTCAGCCCCTGGAGCCCACCAGGCGCCTCCTTATGACCCAGGGACACATCACCTCCCCAATGGGGACTTCG cTCAATGTGCTTCTCCAGTTCCTACCCTTCCTCAAGTGGGGAACTCAGGACTTCGGATGGTCAGGCCCCAG GATACCGTGGCGTATGAGGACCTTTCTGTGGGCTATACtcagaagaaatggaaatgtcCCGCACTCAGTCAGAGAGCCCTGCAGTGGAACATGATGCCGGAAAATGACCGTAGCATGGCCTCCTTGG CAGGTGAGAACATGATGAAGGGTTCAGAGTTGACTCCAAAGCAGGAAATTTTTAAAGGATCAGAGTCATCTAACAAGACATCAGGGGGACTCTTTGGGATGGTTCCTGGGGGAGCAGAGACTGGAGATGTTTGTGAAGATACTTCCAAAGAGTTAGAAGCACAAACCTCAGATGAAGAAGGGAGCAAGCTAGAAAATGCTTTCTTGGAAATAACAGATGAAGATAAGAAAAAATCCACAAAAGACAGATATGACAAATATAAGGAAGTTGGGGAACATCCACATCTGTCCTCCAGTCCTGCTGAACATGAAGGAGTTTTAAAGGGACAGAAATCCTATCGATGTGATGAATGTGGCAAAACTTTCAATCGGAGTTCTCACCTTATTGGCCATCAGAGaatccacactggagagaaaccctatgagtgTAATGAGTGTGGGAAGACCTTCAGGCAAACCTCCCAGCTCATTGTTCATCTCAGAACCCACACAGgggaaaaaccctatgaatgcaGTGAGTGTGGAAAGGCGTATAGGCACAGCTCCCATCTCATTCAACATCAGAGACTCCATAATGGggagaaaccctataaatgtaatgaatgtgcAAAAGCCTTTACTCAGAGTTCCCGACTCATTGACCACCAGAGAACCCATACTGGGGAGAAACCTTATGAATGCAATGAGTGTGGAGAGGCATTCATTCGAAGTAAAAGTCTTGTTCGACATCAGGTCCTGCACACTGGtaagaaaccttacaaatgtaatgaGTGTGGGAGAGCTTTCTGTTCCAATAGAAATCTCATTGACCATCAGAGAacccacactggagagaagccttatgAGTGTAgtgaatgtggcaaagccttcagTCGGAGTAAATGTCTTATTCGACATCAGAGCCTCCACACTGGCGAAAAGCCGTACAAATGtagtgaatgtgggaaagccttcaatCAGAACTCGCAACTCGTTGAGCATGAgcgaattcatactggagaaaaacctttTGAATGTAGCGAGTGTGGTAAGGCATTCGGTCTGAGTAAATGTCTTATTCGGCACCAGAGACTTCACACTGGTGAAAAGCCCTATAAATGCAATGAGTGTGGAAAATCCTTCAATCAAAACTCACATCTTATTATACACcagagaattcacactggtgagaaaccctatgaatgtcatGAGTGTGGGAAGGTCTTCAGTTATAGCTCCAGCCTTATGGTACATCAGAGAACCCATACTGGGGAAAAACCCTATAAATGCAATGATTGTGGGAAAGCTTTTAGTGACAGCTCACAGCTTATTGTGCACCAGAGAgtccacactggagagaaaccttatgaatgtagtgaatgtgggaaagcctttagtCAGCGTTCCACTTTTAATCACCACCAgcgaactcacactggagagaagccctcAGGTCTGGCTTGGTCAGTTTCTTAA
- the ZKSCAN7 gene encoding uncharacterized protein ZKSCAN7 isoform X4 — translation MHLEDTAALGATKESPPTSPLSGGSAPGAHQAPPYDPGTHHLPNGDFAQCASPVPTLPQVGNSGLRMVRPQDTVAYEDLSVGYTQKKWKCPALSQRALQWNMMPENDRSMASLGENMMKGSELTPKQEIFKGSESSNKTSGGLFGMVPGGAETGDVCEDTSKELEAQTSDEEGSKLENAFLEITDEDKKKSTKDRYDKYKEVGEHPHLSSSPAEHEGVLKGQKSYRCDECGKTFNRSSHLIGHQRIHTGEKPYECNECGKTFRQTSQLIVHLRTHTGEKPYECSECGKAYRHSSHLIQHQRLHNGEKPYKCNECAKAFTQSSRLIDHQRTHTGEKPYECNECGEAFIRSKSLVRHQVLHTGKKPYKCNECGRAFCSNRNLIDHQRTHTGEKPYECSECGKAFSRSKCLIRHQSLHTGEKPYKCSECGKAFNQNSQLVEHERIHTGEKPFECSECGKAFGLSKCLIRHQRLHTGEKPYKCNECGKSFNQNSHLIIHQRIHTGEKPYECHECGKVFSYSSSLMVHQRTHTGEKPYKCNDCGKAFSDSSQLIVHQRVHTGEKPYECSECGKAFSQRSTFNHHQRTHTGEKPSGLAWSVS, via the exons atgcatttgGAGGACACAGCAGCTCTGGGTGCAACAAAGGAATCCCCTCCTACGTCACCCCTCAGTGGGGGCTCAGCCCCTGGAGCCCACCAGGCGCCTCCTTATGACCCAGGGACACATCACCTCCCCAATGGGGACTTCG cTCAATGTGCTTCTCCAGTTCCTACCCTTCCTCAAGTGGGGAACTCAGGACTTCGGATGGTCAGGCCCCAG GATACCGTGGCGTATGAGGACCTTTCTGTGGGCTATACtcagaagaaatggaaatgtcCCGCACTCAGTCAGAGAGCCCTGCAGTGGAACATGATGCCGGAAAATGACCGTAGCATGGCCTCCTTGG GTGAGAACATGATGAAGGGTTCAGAGTTGACTCCAAAGCAGGAAATTTTTAAAGGATCAGAGTCATCTAACAAGACATCAGGGGGACTCTTTGGGATGGTTCCTGGGGGAGCAGAGACTGGAGATGTTTGTGAAGATACTTCCAAAGAGTTAGAAGCACAAACCTCAGATGAAGAAGGGAGCAAGCTAGAAAATGCTTTCTTGGAAATAACAGATGAAGATAAGAAAAAATCCACAAAAGACAGATATGACAAATATAAGGAAGTTGGGGAACATCCACATCTGTCCTCCAGTCCTGCTGAACATGAAGGAGTTTTAAAGGGACAGAAATCCTATCGATGTGATGAATGTGGCAAAACTTTCAATCGGAGTTCTCACCTTATTGGCCATCAGAGaatccacactggagagaaaccctatgagtgTAATGAGTGTGGGAAGACCTTCAGGCAAACCTCCCAGCTCATTGTTCATCTCAGAACCCACACAGgggaaaaaccctatgaatgcaGTGAGTGTGGAAAGGCGTATAGGCACAGCTCCCATCTCATTCAACATCAGAGACTCCATAATGGggagaaaccctataaatgtaatgaatgtgcAAAAGCCTTTACTCAGAGTTCCCGACTCATTGACCACCAGAGAACCCATACTGGGGAGAAACCTTATGAATGCAATGAGTGTGGAGAGGCATTCATTCGAAGTAAAAGTCTTGTTCGACATCAGGTCCTGCACACTGGtaagaaaccttacaaatgtaatgaGTGTGGGAGAGCTTTCTGTTCCAATAGAAATCTCATTGACCATCAGAGAacccacactggagagaagccttatgAGTGTAgtgaatgtggcaaagccttcagTCGGAGTAAATGTCTTATTCGACATCAGAGCCTCCACACTGGCGAAAAGCCGTACAAATGtagtgaatgtgggaaagccttcaatCAGAACTCGCAACTCGTTGAGCATGAgcgaattcatactggagaaaaacctttTGAATGTAGCGAGTGTGGTAAGGCATTCGGTCTGAGTAAATGTCTTATTCGGCACCAGAGACTTCACACTGGTGAAAAGCCCTATAAATGCAATGAGTGTGGAAAATCCTTCAATCAAAACTCACATCTTATTATACACcagagaattcacactggtgagaaaccctatgaatgtcatGAGTGTGGGAAGGTCTTCAGTTATAGCTCCAGCCTTATGGTACATCAGAGAACCCATACTGGGGAAAAACCCTATAAATGCAATGATTGTGGGAAAGCTTTTAGTGACAGCTCACAGCTTATTGTGCACCAGAGAgtccacactggagagaaaccttatgaatgtagtgaatgtgggaaagcctttagtCAGCGTTCCACTTTTAATCACCACCAgcgaactcacactggagagaagccctcAGGTCTGGCTTGGTCAGTTTCTTAA
- the ZKSCAN7 gene encoding uncharacterized protein ZKSCAN7 isoform X6, with protein MVRPQDTVAYEDLSVGYTQKKWKCPALSQRALQWNMMPENDRSMASLGENMMKGSELTPKQEIFKGSESSNKTSGGLFGMVPGGAETGDVCEDTSKELEAQTSDEEGSKLENAFLEITDEDKKKSTKDRYDKYKEVGEHPHLSSSPAEHEGVLKGQKSYRCDECGKTFNRSSHLIGHQRIHTGEKPYECNECGKTFRQTSQLIVHLRTHTGEKPYECSECGKAYRHSSHLIQHQRLHNGEKPYKCNECAKAFTQSSRLIDHQRTHTGEKPYECNECGEAFIRSKSLVRHQVLHTGKKPYKCNECGRAFCSNRNLIDHQRTHTGEKPYECSECGKAFSRSKCLIRHQSLHTGEKPYKCSECGKAFNQNSQLVEHERIHTGEKPFECSECGKAFGLSKCLIRHQRLHTGEKPYKCNECGKSFNQNSHLIIHQRIHTGEKPYECHECGKVFSYSSSLMVHQRTHTGEKPYKCNDCGKAFSDSSQLIVHQRVHTGEKPYECSECGKAFSQRSTFNHHQRTHTGEKPSGLAWSVS; from the exons ATGGTCAGGCCCCAG GATACCGTGGCGTATGAGGACCTTTCTGTGGGCTATACtcagaagaaatggaaatgtcCCGCACTCAGTCAGAGAGCCCTGCAGTGGAACATGATGCCGGAAAATGACCGTAGCATGGCCTCCTTGG GTGAGAACATGATGAAGGGTTCAGAGTTGACTCCAAAGCAGGAAATTTTTAAAGGATCAGAGTCATCTAACAAGACATCAGGGGGACTCTTTGGGATGGTTCCTGGGGGAGCAGAGACTGGAGATGTTTGTGAAGATACTTCCAAAGAGTTAGAAGCACAAACCTCAGATGAAGAAGGGAGCAAGCTAGAAAATGCTTTCTTGGAAATAACAGATGAAGATAAGAAAAAATCCACAAAAGACAGATATGACAAATATAAGGAAGTTGGGGAACATCCACATCTGTCCTCCAGTCCTGCTGAACATGAAGGAGTTTTAAAGGGACAGAAATCCTATCGATGTGATGAATGTGGCAAAACTTTCAATCGGAGTTCTCACCTTATTGGCCATCAGAGaatccacactggagagaaaccctatgagtgTAATGAGTGTGGGAAGACCTTCAGGCAAACCTCCCAGCTCATTGTTCATCTCAGAACCCACACAGgggaaaaaccctatgaatgcaGTGAGTGTGGAAAGGCGTATAGGCACAGCTCCCATCTCATTCAACATCAGAGACTCCATAATGGggagaaaccctataaatgtaatgaatgtgcAAAAGCCTTTACTCAGAGTTCCCGACTCATTGACCACCAGAGAACCCATACTGGGGAGAAACCTTATGAATGCAATGAGTGTGGAGAGGCATTCATTCGAAGTAAAAGTCTTGTTCGACATCAGGTCCTGCACACTGGtaagaaaccttacaaatgtaatgaGTGTGGGAGAGCTTTCTGTTCCAATAGAAATCTCATTGACCATCAGAGAacccacactggagagaagccttatgAGTGTAgtgaatgtggcaaagccttcagTCGGAGTAAATGTCTTATTCGACATCAGAGCCTCCACACTGGCGAAAAGCCGTACAAATGtagtgaatgtgggaaagccttcaatCAGAACTCGCAACTCGTTGAGCATGAgcgaattcatactggagaaaaacctttTGAATGTAGCGAGTGTGGTAAGGCATTCGGTCTGAGTAAATGTCTTATTCGGCACCAGAGACTTCACACTGGTGAAAAGCCCTATAAATGCAATGAGTGTGGAAAATCCTTCAATCAAAACTCACATCTTATTATACACcagagaattcacactggtgagaaaccctatgaatgtcatGAGTGTGGGAAGGTCTTCAGTTATAGCTCCAGCCTTATGGTACATCAGAGAACCCATACTGGGGAAAAACCCTATAAATGCAATGATTGTGGGAAAGCTTTTAGTGACAGCTCACAGCTTATTGTGCACCAGAGAgtccacactggagagaaaccttatgaatgtagtgaatgtgggaaagcctttagtCAGCGTTCCACTTTTAATCACCACCAgcgaactcacactggagagaagccctcAGGTCTGGCTTGGTCAGTTTCTTAA
- the ZKSCAN7 gene encoding uncharacterized protein ZKSCAN7 isoform X5: protein MVRPQDTVAYEDLSVGYTQKKWKCPALSQRALQWNMMPENDRSMASLAGENMMKGSELTPKQEIFKGSESSNKTSGGLFGMVPGGAETGDVCEDTSKELEAQTSDEEGSKLENAFLEITDEDKKKSTKDRYDKYKEVGEHPHLSSSPAEHEGVLKGQKSYRCDECGKTFNRSSHLIGHQRIHTGEKPYECNECGKTFRQTSQLIVHLRTHTGEKPYECSECGKAYRHSSHLIQHQRLHNGEKPYKCNECAKAFTQSSRLIDHQRTHTGEKPYECNECGEAFIRSKSLVRHQVLHTGKKPYKCNECGRAFCSNRNLIDHQRTHTGEKPYECSECGKAFSRSKCLIRHQSLHTGEKPYKCSECGKAFNQNSQLVEHERIHTGEKPFECSECGKAFGLSKCLIRHQRLHTGEKPYKCNECGKSFNQNSHLIIHQRIHTGEKPYECHECGKVFSYSSSLMVHQRTHTGEKPYKCNDCGKAFSDSSQLIVHQRVHTGEKPYECSECGKAFSQRSTFNHHQRTHTGEKPSGLAWSVS from the exons ATGGTCAGGCCCCAG GATACCGTGGCGTATGAGGACCTTTCTGTGGGCTATACtcagaagaaatggaaatgtcCCGCACTCAGTCAGAGAGCCCTGCAGTGGAACATGATGCCGGAAAATGACCGTAGCATGGCCTCCTTGG CAGGTGAGAACATGATGAAGGGTTCAGAGTTGACTCCAAAGCAGGAAATTTTTAAAGGATCAGAGTCATCTAACAAGACATCAGGGGGACTCTTTGGGATGGTTCCTGGGGGAGCAGAGACTGGAGATGTTTGTGAAGATACTTCCAAAGAGTTAGAAGCACAAACCTCAGATGAAGAAGGGAGCAAGCTAGAAAATGCTTTCTTGGAAATAACAGATGAAGATAAGAAAAAATCCACAAAAGACAGATATGACAAATATAAGGAAGTTGGGGAACATCCACATCTGTCCTCCAGTCCTGCTGAACATGAAGGAGTTTTAAAGGGACAGAAATCCTATCGATGTGATGAATGTGGCAAAACTTTCAATCGGAGTTCTCACCTTATTGGCCATCAGAGaatccacactggagagaaaccctatgagtgTAATGAGTGTGGGAAGACCTTCAGGCAAACCTCCCAGCTCATTGTTCATCTCAGAACCCACACAGgggaaaaaccctatgaatgcaGTGAGTGTGGAAAGGCGTATAGGCACAGCTCCCATCTCATTCAACATCAGAGACTCCATAATGGggagaaaccctataaatgtaatgaatgtgcAAAAGCCTTTACTCAGAGTTCCCGACTCATTGACCACCAGAGAACCCATACTGGGGAGAAACCTTATGAATGCAATGAGTGTGGAGAGGCATTCATTCGAAGTAAAAGTCTTGTTCGACATCAGGTCCTGCACACTGGtaagaaaccttacaaatgtaatgaGTGTGGGAGAGCTTTCTGTTCCAATAGAAATCTCATTGACCATCAGAGAacccacactggagagaagccttatgAGTGTAgtgaatgtggcaaagccttcagTCGGAGTAAATGTCTTATTCGACATCAGAGCCTCCACACTGGCGAAAAGCCGTACAAATGtagtgaatgtgggaaagccttcaatCAGAACTCGCAACTCGTTGAGCATGAgcgaattcatactggagaaaaacctttTGAATGTAGCGAGTGTGGTAAGGCATTCGGTCTGAGTAAATGTCTTATTCGGCACCAGAGACTTCACACTGGTGAAAAGCCCTATAAATGCAATGAGTGTGGAAAATCCTTCAATCAAAACTCACATCTTATTATACACcagagaattcacactggtgagaaaccctatgaatgtcatGAGTGTGGGAAGGTCTTCAGTTATAGCTCCAGCCTTATGGTACATCAGAGAACCCATACTGGGGAAAAACCCTATAAATGCAATGATTGTGGGAAAGCTTTTAGTGACAGCTCACAGCTTATTGTGCACCAGAGAgtccacactggagagaaaccttatgaatgtagtgaatgtgggaaagcctttagtCAGCGTTCCACTTTTAATCACCACCAgcgaactcacactggagagaagccctcAGGTCTGGCTTGGTCAGTTTCTTAA